A genomic stretch from Cydia amplana chromosome 1, ilCydAmpl1.1, whole genome shotgun sequence includes:
- the LOC134654658 gene encoding neuromedin-U receptor 2-like: MDSDQDLDTNSSFTWFGPIAIGEDGDEYDDDAVKIPVSILLVLCFIISVVGNVCTFAVIIRDRSMRTPTNCYLFNIAIADLTTALFIPFEMYVMWAPDAYPFGEVGCIIHFLVWECLSNCSLLTIAAFTVERYLAVSKPFLRHKLTLKPRVYKIVATNWLVSACFCLPDLFLIRLYEKNDQAYCYMTLPFFLKLVIVTEMCVFFVMPMTMIFVLYILIAFKIKSMKVPNGTSPVNGKQYRDKTIMMLAAVAATFFFCWFPFFLLRLVLVAPINKWADYERMVRTLRYICLVNVYIYTAVNPILYSLMSRKFSRAFKDLLNGRRRNTVFSTSTRHTATTAVS, from the exons atgGATAGTGATCAAGATCTAGATACAAATAGTTCTTTCACGTGGTTCGGCCCTATAGCCATCGGTGAAGATGGGGATGAATATGACGATGATGCCGTGAAGATTCCCGTCAGCATTTTACTGGTTTTATGTTTCATAATCAGCGTGGTTGGGAATGTGTGCACTTTTGCCGTCATCATTCGTGATCGCTCCATGAGAACACCTACCAACTGCTACCTGTTTAACATCGCTATAGCAGACCTGACTACCGCTCTGTTTATCCCGTTCGAGATGTATGTCATGTGGGCGCCTGATGCTTACCCGTTTGGAGAAGTGGGATGCATCATTCACTTTCTAGTGTGGGAATGTTTATCCAACTGCAGTTTGCTGACGATAGCTGCGTTCACAGTGGAAAGATACCTGGCGGTTTCCAAGCCTTTCCTTCGTCATAAGCTGACTTTGAAACCCCGCGTGTATAAAATTGTTGCCACCAACTGGTTGGTATCCGCCTGCTTCTGTTTGCCTGACCTGTTCCTCATACGTTTATACGAGAAGAATGACCAAGCCTACTGCTACATGACATTGCCGTTCTTTTTAAAACTGGTGATAGTGACCGAGATGTGTGTGTTCTTCGTGATGCCGATGACTATGATATTCGTGTTGTACATACTGATTGCATTTAAAATCAAATCGATGAAAGTGCCGAATGGAACTAGTCCGGTGAACGGGAAGCAGTATAGAGACAAGACCATAATGATGTTGG CGGCCGTGGCGGCGACATTCTTCTTTTGCTGGTTCCCGTTCTTCCTCCTCCGCCTCGTGCTCGTGGCTCCCATCAATAAGTGGGCAGACTATGAAAGG ATGGTGCGCACTCTGCGCTATATATGCCTGGTGAACGTGTACATATATACGGCTGTTAATCCCATTCTGTACAGCCTCATGTCTCGCAAGTTCTCACGAGCGTTCAAG GATCTGCTCAACGGTCGAAGACGCAACACGGTGTTTTCAACGTCAACTCGCCACACTGCCACGACTGCAGTGTCCTGA